Proteins found in one Zea mays cultivar B73 chromosome 1, Zm-B73-REFERENCE-NAM-5.0, whole genome shotgun sequence genomic segment:
- the LOC100274036 gene encoding Transcription factor MYB2 → MDMAHERSDASSEEEVMAGELRRGPWTVEEDLQLVNYVDAHGEGRWNSLARSAGLKRTGKSCRLRWLNYLRPDLRRGNITPQEQLMILELHSRWGNRWSKIAQHLPGRTDNEIKNYWRTRVQKHAKQLKCDVNSQQFKDVMRYLWMPRLVERIQAAAANNNASGAGVPPAGAAADDTPLSSSWQHGGGADDDGGLYASPELPTDACWPPADCYYYPAAADHQLLNNPAAAAVFPDLSSTTAGSSSPSSDSGAGTAQPWPAPLGGAEWLTTGACCDASSAAAALGGQQQQSCLVGETSWASSELPELGVADFEIGSFDVESIWSMDDSLWFTQAQGV, encoded by the exons ATGGACATGGCGCACGAGAGATCAGACGCCAGCAGCGAGGAGGAGGTGATGGCCGGCGAGCTGCGGCGCGGGCCTTGGACGGTGGAGGAGGACCTCCAGCTGGTCAACTACGTCGACGCGCACGGCGAGGGCCGCTGGAACTCGCTCGCCCGATCAGCAG GTCTGAAGCGCACTGGCAAGAGCTGCCGCCTCCGGTGGCTGAACTACCTCCGGCCCGACCTCCGGCGCGGCAACATCACGCCGCAGGAGCAGCTGATGATCCTGGAGCTGCACTCGCGCTGGGGCAACCGCTGGTCCAAGATCGCGCAgcacctccccgggcgcaccgacAACGAGATCAAGAACTACTGGCGCACGCGCGTGCAGAAGCACGCCAAGCAGCTCAAATGCGACGTCAACAGCCAGCAGTTCAAGGACGTGATGCGCTACCTCTGGATGCCCCGCCTCGTCGAGCGCATCCAGGCCGCCGCAGCCAACAATAACGCCAGCGGCGCCGGGgttccgccagctggcgccgccgCGGACGACACGCCGCTCTCGTCGTCGTGGCAGCACGGCGGCGGCGCCGACGACGACGGCGGCCTCTACGCGTCGCCGGAGCTGCCCACGGACGCCTGCTGGCCTCCCGCAGACTGCTACTACTACCCAGCCGCCGCTGACCACCAGCTACTGAAcaaccccgccgccgccgccgtcttcCCGGACCTGTCAAGCACCACGGCCGGGTCGTCCTCTCCGTCCTCGGATTCCGGCGCGGGGACAGCACAACCCTGGCCCGCGCCGCTGGGTGGCGCAGAGTGGTTGACCACCGGCGCCTGCTGCGACGCctccagcgccgccgccgccctgggCGGGCAGCAGCAACAATCGTGCCTGGTCGGGGAGACGTCGTGGGCGTCATCCGAGCTCCCCGAGCTGGGCGTCGCGGACTTCGAGATCGGCAGCTTCGACGTGGAGAGCATCTGGAGCATGGACGACAGCCTGTGGTTCACGCAGGCGCAGGGCGTGTGA